A portion of the Pangasianodon hypophthalmus isolate fPanHyp1 chromosome 20, fPanHyp1.pri, whole genome shotgun sequence genome contains these proteins:
- the ssuh2.1 gene encoding protein SSUH2 homolog: protein MDEKEHNVGAFDPSIPEEGPSAPPAGWLDSVTGYEDHKGGDSTDQIYPPPPDFIPEPENDRNVSIPNVMVPQVSEDVAREALLKFVGKKWTYSSKPAQNLVFKDLKPFTVYRYRLETFTESRSSAWEHEIYNGQYVDGPQYGIIPPPWQVEVQYPPKFTDTVQKVRVPHTSSVKPCHQCQGKGRVRCTHCHSRGWISCMSCHGAIHGRNRRCVGCHGRGRKVCTWCHGNGHKTCRKCNGRKKLLHFIQLTVTWKNQVYEFIPDRLPDFPIKKFEKVSGEAFFIDESLLVYPIVGFPDKEICNASEEAIHEHLNKYSTVSRILQQRQSVELVPLTQAFYSYNGKHYDYFVYGTEKKVHTTKYPTSCTIL from the exons GAGCCTTTGATCCAAGCATTCCTGAGGAGGGTCCTTCAGCGCCACCTGCAGGCTGGTTGGACAGTGTGACGGGCTACGAAGACCATAAAGGTGGAG ATAGCACAGATCAGATCTACCCTCCTCCGCCTGACTTCATTCCTGAGCCGGAGAATGACAGGAACGTCTCCATCCCTAATGTGAT GGTGCCTCAAGTGTCTGAAGATGTGGCCAGGGAGGCTTTGCTCAagtttgtggggaaaaaatggacaTACAGCAGCAAACCCGCCCAGAACCTTGTCTTCAAAGATTTGAAGCCTTTTACAGTGTATCGT TATCGCTTGGAAACATTTACAGAGTCAAGATCAAGTGCCTGGGAGCATGAGATATATAATG GTCAGTATGTGGACGGGCCGCAGTATGGCATCATCCCTCCTCCATGGCAAGTAGAAGTGCAATATCCACCCAAATTCACTGACACGGTCCAGAAAGTGCGTGTGCCTCACACCTCATCTGTAAAG CCTTGTCATCAGTGCCAGGGGAAAGGACGTGTGCGCTGTACACACTGCCATAGCAGAGGATGG ATCAGCTGTATGTCCTGTCATGGCGCTATACACGGTAGGAACAGAAGATGCGTTGGCTGCCATGGAAGGGGAAGAAAAGT ATGTACATGGTGCCATGGTAACGGTCATAAAACATGCCGCAAGTGTAATGGCCGTAAAAAGCTTTTGCATTTCATTCAGCTCACTGTCACATG GAAGAACCAAGTGTATGAGTTCATACCGGACCGGCTGCCTGATTTCCCCATAAAGAAGTTTGAGAAAGTGTCTGGGGAAGCATTCTTTATAGATGAAAGTCTCCtg GTCTATCCAATCGTAGGCTTCCCTGACAAGGAGATTTGCAATGCCTCTGAAGAAGCCATCCATGAGCACCTGAACAAATACTCCACTGTCAGTCGCATCTTGCAACAG CGACAGTCAGTAGAGCTGGTGCCTCTTACTCAAGCCTTCTACTCCTACAATGGCAAACACTATGACTATTTTGTTTATGGGACTGAAAAGAAGGTTCACACCACAAAATATCCAACTTCTTGCACTATCCTGTAG